In the Pantanalinema sp. genome, GCAGTTCCCCGCCGACTACCACGGCGACGCCTTCGTGGCCTTCCACGGCTCGTGGAACCGGGAGATCCCGACCGGCTACAAGGTGGTGCGGGTCCGCTTCAAGGGCGCAAGGCCCGTCGCCTACGAGGACTTCGTCACCGGCTGGCTGCGCGATCGCAAGGCCTGGGGGCGCCCGGTGGACGTGCTGGTCGCCCGCGACGGTGCGCTCCTGGTAAGCGACGACGCCGGCGGGCGCATCTACCGCATCACCTACCCTCGCTCGGCGCGCTGACGAGAATCTCTCTGTTTGGCACGATGATCTCGCGCCCGCCGTTGGCGAGCATGGGCCCGCATACGGGTCGATACCGAGCGGAGGATTCATGCGATTGATGCGAGAAGCCGTGTTTGCCCTGGCGTGCGCCGGGGTCATGACCGTGGGGGTGGCCGCCGCGGGAGCCGCGTCCCCGACGGCAGGCGCCGTGCTGCGCAACGCGCAAGGGGCCGAGGTCGGCACGGCCACCCTCACCGAGGTCCAGGGCGGGGTCCGCATCGTCCTGAAGGCGCAGGGCCTGCCGCCCGGGGTCCACGCCATGCACCTCCATGCGGCGTGCAAGTGCGAGGGGCCCGAGTTCACCTCGGCCGGCCCCCACTTCAACCCGGACGCCAAGAAGCACGGCCGCAAGAATCCGGCGGGGCCCCATGCCGGCGATCTTCCGAACATCCAGGTGGGCCAGGACGGCGCGGTCACGGTGGACGTGGTGGCGAGCGGGGTGAACCTCGGCGAGGGCAGCCACTCGCTGCTCTCCGGCGCGGGGACCTCGCTG is a window encoding:
- a CDS encoding superoxide dismutase family protein, with amino-acid sequence MRLMREAVFALACAGVMTVGVAAAGAASPTAGAVLRNAQGAEVGTATLTEVQGGVRIVLKAQGLPPGVHAMHLHAACKCEGPEFTSAGPHFNPDAKKHGRKNPAGPHAGDLPNIQVGQDGAVTVDVVASGVNLGEGSHSLLSGAGTSLVIHAKPDDEVSDPAGNAGTRIVCGPITR